Part of the Bacillota bacterium genome, TAATTCATACGCTTTTTTTGCTTCTAAAAGCGCTTCTTTCATAAAAAATTCGTCAAGATTATTCGAAATCAAATTTGGCATAAATTTGTGGCCTTCCTGGAACGTCATGACAATGTCTACATCTTGCCTCGTAAGAATCTTGAGCTCCAACCAGAATAACTGGATCGGTATAATTTGCCGGTTGATTGTTGATGATTCTTTGTGTTCTTGTTGCAGGAGTATGACATTTAACACAAATAGCTGAAAGTTTCGTGACTTCTTCTGCTAAAGCTAAAAGCTTTGGCATAAAAGAAAAAGGTTCTCCTCTGAAATCTCGATCAAGTCCTGAGACTATGACTCTAATTCCGTGATCAGCTAAGTATTCACAAATTTCAACAGCGTCTTCGTCTAAAAATTGAATTTCATCAATTGCTACAACTTCTGTTGTATCATCGACGTAATCCATCATTTCTTTCGCTTTAGAGATATTAATTGATTTTGTGCGATTATTGTTGTGTGAAACTACTTCATTAGTCGCATATCGATTATCAATTGTAGGCTTAAAGACGATAATATGTTGTTTTGCGTACTCTAATCTTTTAACACGTCTAATGAGTTCTTCTGTTTTTCCCGCAAACATTGGCCCTGTAATAACTTCAATCCAACCTTCTTTTTGTTTTATATACATCAATATATCCCCCTTTTTTCTCATAAATTATTATACTTAATAAGCAAAAAAAAAGCCATACACTATGGCTTTTTTATTTTTATTTATTTTCGGTTTCTTCGATATTATAACGTTTGTTAAACTTGTCAATTCGTCCAGCGACGGTTGTGAATTTTTGTTTCCCTGTATAAAACGGATGGCAATTTGAACAAGTATCAACGCGAATTTCTTTCA contains:
- a CDS encoding thymidine kinase, which translates into the protein MYIKQKEGWIEVITGPMFAGKTEELIRRVKRLEYAKQHIIVFKPTIDNRYATNEVVSHNNNRTKSINISKAKEMMDYVDDTTEVVAIDEIQFLDEDAVEICEYLADHGIRVIVSGLDRDFRGEPFSFMPKLLALAEEVTKLSAICVKCHTPATRTQRIINNQPANYTDPVILVGAQDSYEARCRHCHDVPGRPQIYAKFDFE
- the rpmE gene encoding 50S ribosomal protein L31, yielding MKKDIHPKYQQITVTCSTCGNVFETGSTMKEIRVDTCSNCHPFYTGKQKFTTVAGRIDKFNKRYNIEETENK